From the Burkholderia sp. WP9 genome, the window GCAGCGAGTATTAGGGAAACATTTCTTCGAAGAGGTGGCCCCGTGCATGAATAATTTCATGGTGGCGCAGCGCTTCGAAGACGAGGAGGCAATTGACGATATTGTTCCCTACGTTTTGACCTTGCGCATGCGCCCGACCCCGGTGCGGCTCAGGCTGCTGAAAGCGCCGGACTGCGCGACGCGGTTTGTCCTGATTGAGCGAAAGGCGGCCCATTGAACGCGGTGAATCCAGACACGAACGACCTCGAGTCCGAATACGAGGCGTTACTCTCGTTCATGTACCTGTCCCCGGTCGGGATTATCCGCAGCGACCAGGCGGGTCTCGTGGACATGATGAACCCCCTTGCCGCGCAGCTTCTCATGCCTCTGGTAAAAGGCGGCGGTATCGAGAATATTTTCGATAGCCTGGCGTCAGTGGCGCCGGAGCTTCGCAACCTGGCGGCCAGCTTTGAGGGCGAGCGGGGGGCAGTGTGTGAAAACCACCGGGTGTTTGTGACGCCGGCCAAAGAGGGGGCGGTCGTGCTCGCCTGTTCCATCATCAAGGTGGGTGAGAATCTGCTGATGACGGTGCTGACGGACATTTCCCGGCAGGTTGCGGCCGAGAGAAGAGCGCGGCAAACAGAATCGTGGCTGGCCGGAATCTACACGAGCGTCAACGACTTTGCTTTCTTCTCGCTTGATGCGCAAGGGCGTATTGAAAGCTGGAATCCATCGGTTGAACGCCTGACGGGATTTGGCGAGACCGACGTCGTCGGGCACACACTCTCGTGCTTTTATGCCCGCGACGAGCACGTATCGCACCGTTCACCGGAGCATATCGCGCTAACGCGTGACGAGGGTTGGCACGTGGAGGAGTTCTGGTGTGAAACCAGGGGCGGTCGACGCTACTGGGGGCAGGTTCTCGTCGCGGTGCTGCGCGAAGAGGAAGGGGAGATAGCGGGGTATTCGGTCGTTCTGAGAGACGTGACGGAGCGCAAGGTGAGCAGCGACAACCTTGCGCGCCTGCTTACGACCGACCACCTGACAGGCGTATCGAGCCGGGCCCACTTCTTTGAAGTTGCCGAATCCGAGGTGGCGCGCGCCGAACGACATGGGCGGGCATTGTCGGTCGTTATGCTGGACGCGGATTACTTCAAGCGGATCAACGACACGGCCGGGCATCAGGCGGGTGACGAGGTTTTGAAACGGATCGCCGGCGAAGCGAAGGGGCTGTTACGCACGTCCGACACGGTCGCGAGACTCGGCGGCGAGGAATTCATTCTGATGCTGCCGTCTACGACGGCCGGCGAGGCGTTGGTGGTCGCTGAGCGACTGCGGGTTGCGGTCGAGCGGGCGCGAATCGAAACGGCGGTCGGGCAATTGAAAGCGACGATCAGTCTGGGCGTCGCGACATTGAGTCCTGCCAATCCGACGCTCCAGGGATTGCTGGCTGCCGCCGACCGCGCGCTCTACGACGCGAAAAGAGCAGGGCGGAACTGCGTACGCGGCGAGGTTTTGGAGCCGGCGGGCGAAGCATGCTCCGCCTGCGAAGAAGCCAACACACCGGGAGACTGACGGCCGCCCCGCAGCAGGACCAACGGCGTCAACCCTAATCAGCAAACAGTCAGCGCGATAACACCAGATGGATTCCTTCATGATTCGTAGCCCCGATGGGGTGGCGGGACAGCCGCAACGATGTTCCGGGTGCAGGGACATAACGCCCCTGCCGATAGAGATCGATTTCGCGTTTCAGCCCATCGTCGATGTGAGCGCCCAGGCTGTTTTCGCATGCGAGGCGCTCGTGCGTGGTGCGAGCGGGGAATCCGCGCACTCGGTGCTGTCGCAGATCGACGATGCAAACAAATACCATTTTGACCAGCGCTGCCGGCAGGTTGCGATCGCCAGTGCAGCCGCGTTAGGTCTCGACTCGTTTCTCTCCATCAATTTCATGCCCAACGCGGTCTATCGGCCGGAGGTATGCATCAGGAGCACTCTGGAAGCTGCGCAGACGCATGGTTTCCCGATTGAAAAAATCATATTCGAGACTGTTGAGGGCGAACATCTGGCCGACCGCACACATCTGGTCGAGATTTTCAGGGCATACAAGACATTTGGCTTCCTGACGGCAATTGATGATTTCGGAGCCGGTTATTCGGGGCTTGCTCTGCTGGTGGATTTCCAGCCCGACATCATCAAGCTCGACATGGGACTGCTCCGCGGTATCGACACTGACCCGGTGCGTCAGCGCATCGTGCGAGGCGTGATTTCAATTTGCGACGATCTTGGTATCCGTGTCGTGGCGGAAGGCATCGAAACCAGGGGCGAACGAGACTTCTTTGTTGCGCATGGAGTCAGGCTGATGCAGGGCTATTTTTTCGCAAAACCAGGTTTTAAAACGATTCCGGCAATCGATAAGCTAAAGTGCTTTACATAGCCATAAGCATGCTGGTCTGCTCGCAGTCCAGGTTACCTTGCACCTTTGATCTGGCTTGCTGACTGCTTTGTCGATTGGGCCGCCAGCTACCGGGTGGCGATTCGCTCGGCCAGCATCCGGCCGCTGTGCCACGCACCCTCCACTCTGCCGCCGTTGAGCCAATCGCCACACAATGCCAGGCCGCTGGCTTCATCCCAGATGTATCCGGGCGCGGGCTCCTCGCTAGGCTCGGTGTCAGCAAATCGCCAGCGGTGTGCCGTCCATTCGGTGGACTTTTGGCCGCCGTGCAGCGCAAACGCTTCGAGCAGACAATCCGCGACACGTTCCGCGCTGGCGTCGATGTAAAGCTCGCTCCAGTCCGCGTTCGCGTGCAACAGCCATGTTTCGGGGCCGTTGCGCCCCGGCTTGCTGCTGTCGCGCGCCATCCAGCGCAGAGGCCCCTGATTGATGAAAGCGGCATCGAACGGCACCGGCACGCGAGCGGGCAGGCGCACCATGAGTGCCCAACATGGGCGCATCGCGGTCTCGCGTGCGAGCGCCGCCAGTCCCGTCGCGGCTTCACGCAGCAAGTCCGCCGCCTGCGGGGCGGGCATGGCGAGGACCACGACGTCGAAGCGATCCGCAAGCATGCCCTGTTCGGCTGACACGAGACGCCACTGTCGCCCATCCCGATGCAATGCCGTGACAGTGCAACCCAAGGTCACCGACTGAGCGTCAGCCAGAAACTTCGCGGGCGAGTTCATTGACGGCGTACCGACGAAGCGGTCTTGCTTGCTCGCCCATGCGGTTTGTGCGGACCCATCGAGCACCGCGATTCGTGCAGGCCATATCGCGGCGACGCCCGCGTTCTGCCAACGCGCCACTTCCGCCTGGAAGAGCGGATCGCGAGCGGTGAAGTACTGCGCCCCATGGTCGCACTGCCAGTCGCCTTGGCGACGGGTGCTCATCCGCCCGGCAGGCCCGCGGCTTTTGTCGAACACGTTGACCTCGAACCCGGAGCGGCGCAGCACCGTCGCGCATGACAACCCGGCGATCCCCGCACCGACGACGGCTATTCGTGGGCCTTTCCGTTTTATAGGCATGACTTCTCTCTCCAGGGTTCGCGGACTCGCAGGGACCCGCCACCAAAGCCAATTTCGCATTGAGGTGCGTCACAGTGACTCTGATTATGGAGTCTTGATGTCCAAGTATGACACATTGACGATCTTTTTTAACTTTGATGAGGCGACGCGACTCGCAATAATGATTCACATTGACTCGAAACAGGAATATTATCCCGAGTCATGCAACGCTAAAGGAATGGCCATGCCGTCGCCCTCCGTCGAAGACACGTCGCCCGCTCGCAATTACAGGAGTGGGGAGGCCGCCCGGCTCGCGCGGATGCCGGTCACGAGGCTCAGGCTTTGGGAGCGGCGCTACGAAGTGGTGGGCCCGGCCAAAAGTGAGGCCGGACAGCGCCTGTATTCCGAGGACGACGTGCGCCGGCTGGTTCTGATCAACGCGCTGGTGCAGCGCGGCCACGCGATTGGAGCGATTGCGCGGCTCGAGCGCGAGCAACTCGAGTTTCTTGCCGCAGGGGAGGCGTCCAGCGGCAGATCGCGCCCCACCAATGCCAGTCACGAGGTCAGGTTCCGGCTCACGCTAGTGGGGGAGAACCTGGCCCGGCGCCTGGCTGAAACGGGTATCGATCTGCGGCGCTACGGCGTTGGCAAGCTCGCGGAGTATGCGGATCTCGCGGCGGCGCGCGAAGGCGCGTCATCTGAAGGGGAAGAGGCGAACCTTCTGCTGCTGCGTGTTCCTTCGCTGCATGAGGACGCCGCTTCGGACGTTCTCGCGCTCAGCGACGCCTGCGGCGCGGCGGCGGTTGCCGTGGTGTACGGCTTCGGTACGGGGCGCGCGGCAGAAGCGTTGCGCCTCGCGGGTGTGCGGCTGTATCGGGAGCCCGACAGCAGGACCGAGCTTCGCCAGATGCTCGGCGATCTGTGTCACAGCGCTCGGGTGGCGCATGAGGCCGGCGAAGCACCCTCCTGGTCGCGCTCGCCACGTCGGTACGACGACGCCGAGCTCGAAGCCATCGCTGCCCGCTCGTCAACGATTGCCTGCGAATGTCCGCGGCACCTTGCTGAACTGGTGATGCAACTGTCGACGTTCGAATCCTATAGCGACGAATGCACGTCGCGCTCGGCGCACGACGTTGCGTTACACCGGCATCTCGGCGACGTCGCCAATCGCGCGCGCGTGCTGATCGAGTCGGCGCTCGAGCGTGTGGTGCGCGAAGAAGGCTGGTCGCCTCAACCGCATCAGACGGATTGAGATGGGTCTTCGCGAGTCGGGGCTTACAGCGCAAGGTTTACAGCGCACGTTACGCGTACGGATTGACACATTGACGTTGGGAGAAAAGTCTCATGGAATCAGTCGCGCAGGACATACGCCACGGCCTGGAGCTGGGCGAGGGCGTGCCGCTTTCGCAGCGGATCAGATGTCGGCTTCTCAGTGCGGGAGCCCGATTCCACGCGAACGACAACATCGCCGACTACCTTCGCGAGGGAGAACTGGAGCTGCTGCAAAAGGAAGTCGCGGACAAGCTACAGGGCGTTTTGCGCTCGCTCGTCATCGATGTCGACAACGATCACAACACGCAAGAAACCGCGCAACGCGTGGCAAAAATGTTCGTTCGCGAAGTCTTTGCGGGACGATACGACACCGCGCCGGCTGTCACCGAATTTCCGAATGTCGAACGGCTCAATGAATTGATGATCGTGGGCCCGCTGCGTGTGCGCAGCGCCTGCTCCCATCACCTGTGTCCGATCATGGGCCGGGTCTGGATTGGAGTGATGCCCAACGAGAGTTCAAACCTCATTGGCCTGTCCAAGTACGGCCGCCTGATCAACTGGATCATGACCCGGCCGCAGATCCAGGAAGAAGCCGTCAAGCAGATCGCGGATCTGCTCGAAGAACGCATCCAGCCCGACGGGCTTGCCGTGGTGCTGGAGGCCGACCACTTCTGCATGCATTGGCGCGGCACGAAAGACGACGACGCAAAAATGGTGAACAGCGTGATGCGCGGTTCATTTCTTCGGGATCCCGCATTGCGTCGCGAGTTTCTGGATCTTCTGCCGGGTCGGAATTGACTGGCAGGGCAGAAAGTGGGCCTTGGTGGTCGGTATTAAATGGCTGAACGTAGCGGGTACTTGTCGGGAGTGAGGCAATGGCGGCGATCTGGATTACTGGCGCGAGCGGTGCAGTCGGATCTGCACTGGCCCGGAGACTGTCAGCGCGCGGTCTAAGCGTTGTTCTTACATCTCGCGATGGAGCGAGGCTCACCGAACTCGCCGACGAACTTGGAGAGCGCGCACTCGCTGCACCCGCCGACGCAACCGATGCAGCGCAGGTGCAATGTGCAATTCAGGCAGGTATTGAGCGCTTTGGAGAAGTGACCGGTGTCGCCCATTGCGTTGGATCGATTCTGATCAGACCGCTGCACCTGACCAGCGAAGCGGATATGCGCGCGACTCTTGCCGATAACTACATCAGTGCGTGGCACGTGCTTCGGGCTTTCGTTACCGCTGCGCTCGCCCATCGCAAGCCCTCGAGCGCCGTACTGGTGGGCACGGTTGCGGCGCAGTCTGGATTTCCGAATCACGAGGCCATTGCCGGTGCAAAGGCCGCGGTGGCGGCGCTCGCCGTCACGGCAGCCGCGACCTACGCTGAGCGGGGTATTCGGGTGAATTGCGTTCATCCAGGATTAACTGTCTCGAACATGTCGTCGAAGCTCACCGGCTCACCTGAGTCGATCGCCTGGATGTCAAAGCTCAATCCGATGAGGCGTCTGGGTCAAGGCGAGGACGCGGCGGCGTTGATCGACTTTCTGCTAGGCGATGATGCTGGCTGGATCACTGGCCAGCAGATCGGGGTGGACGGCGGCCATGGCATCCTTCATTCGATGGCGGGCGCGTGATGCGATATCGTTACGCGTCAGTCAGCGTGGAGTTTTCCCGAATCGCTTCGGGCTTCAGTTGCCTGCGCGTGGAATCGGCAGGCCTCCGATGGGGCGCCCACGGCCCAACGGAACAGATCATCGCGCTGTGCCCGCACTTTTCATAGAGATGCCGCCAGAGTGCGGATTCGCGTCGCTCGTGTCCTCGGGCAGCAAGTTACCGTCATCAAGACTTTCGTCGGCATGCGCGGTGGCCGGGTAGCGCTCCGGATAGAAATGACGCTCGGCGACCTGCGCGTCGAACGTATGCGACCACTTTGCAATCACGACCGTGGCAACGCTGTTACCGATCGTGTTGCAGGCGGCGATCGCCATTG encodes:
- a CDS encoding EAL domain-containing protein translates to MIRSPDGVAGQPQRCSGCRDITPLPIEIDFAFQPIVDVSAQAVFACEALVRGASGESAHSVLSQIDDANKYHFDQRCRQVAIASAAALGLDSFLSINFMPNAVYRPEVCIRSTLEAAQTHGFPIEKIIFETVEGEHLADRTHLVEIFRAYKTFGFLTAIDDFGAGYSGLALLVDFQPDIIKLDMGLLRGIDTDPVRQRIVRGVISICDDLGIRVVAEGIETRGERDFFVAHGVRLMQGYFFAKPGFKTIPAIDKLKCFT
- a CDS encoding MerR family transcriptional regulator; this encodes MPSPSVEDTSPARNYRSGEAARLARMPVTRLRLWERRYEVVGPAKSEAGQRLYSEDDVRRLVLINALVQRGHAIGAIARLEREQLEFLAAGEASSGRSRPTNASHEVRFRLTLVGENLARRLAETGIDLRRYGVGKLAEYADLAAAREGASSEGEEANLLLLRVPSLHEDAASDVLALSDACGAAAVAVVYGFGTGRAAEALRLAGVRLYREPDSRTELRQMLGDLCHSARVAHEAGEAPSWSRSPRRYDDAELEAIAARSSTIACECPRHLAELVMQLSTFESYSDECTSRSAHDVALHRHLGDVANRARVLIESALERVVREEGWSPQPHQTD
- the folE gene encoding GTP cyclohydrolase I; protein product: MESVAQDIRHGLELGEGVPLSQRIRCRLLSAGARFHANDNIADYLREGELELLQKEVADKLQGVLRSLVIDVDNDHNTQETAQRVAKMFVREVFAGRYDTAPAVTEFPNVERLNELMIVGPLRVRSACSHHLCPIMGRVWIGVMPNESSNLIGLSKYGRLINWIMTRPQIQEEAVKQIADLLEERIQPDGLAVVLEADHFCMHWRGTKDDDAKMVNSVMRGSFLRDPALRREFLDLLPGRN
- a CDS encoding FAD-dependent oxidoreductase yields the protein MPIKRKGPRIAVVGAGIAGLSCATVLRRSGFEVNVFDKSRGPAGRMSTRRQGDWQCDHGAQYFTARDPLFQAEVARWQNAGVAAIWPARIAVLDGSAQTAWASKQDRFVGTPSMNSPAKFLADAQSVTLGCTVTALHRDGRQWRLVSAEQGMLADRFDVVVLAMPAPQAADLLREAATGLAALARETAMRPCWALMVRLPARVPVPFDAAFINQGPLRWMARDSSKPGRNGPETWLLHANADWSELYIDASAERVADCLLEAFALHGGQKSTEWTAHRWRFADTEPSEEPAPGYIWDEASGLALCGDWLNGGRVEGAWHSGRMLAERIATR
- a CDS encoding sensor domain-containing diguanylate cyclase; translation: MNPDTNDLESEYEALLSFMYLSPVGIIRSDQAGLVDMMNPLAAQLLMPLVKGGGIENIFDSLASVAPELRNLAASFEGERGAVCENHRVFVTPAKEGAVVLACSIIKVGENLLMTVLTDISRQVAAERRARQTESWLAGIYTSVNDFAFFSLDAQGRIESWNPSVERLTGFGETDVVGHTLSCFYARDEHVSHRSPEHIALTRDEGWHVEEFWCETRGGRRYWGQVLVAVLREEEGEIAGYSVVLRDVTERKVSSDNLARLLTTDHLTGVSSRAHFFEVAESEVARAERHGRALSVVMLDADYFKRINDTAGHQAGDEVLKRIAGEAKGLLRTSDTVARLGGEEFILMLPSTTAGEALVVAERLRVAVERARIETAVGQLKATISLGVATLSPANPTLQGLLAAADRALYDAKRAGRNCVRGEVLEPAGEACSACEEANTPGD
- a CDS encoding SDR family oxidoreductase, with translation MAAIWITGASGAVGSALARRLSARGLSVVLTSRDGARLTELADELGERALAAPADATDAAQVQCAIQAGIERFGEVTGVAHCVGSILIRPLHLTSEADMRATLADNYISAWHVLRAFVTAALAHRKPSSAVLVGTVAAQSGFPNHEAIAGAKAAVAALAVTAAATYAERGIRVNCVHPGLTVSNMSSKLTGSPESIAWMSKLNPMRRLGQGEDAAALIDFLLGDDAGWITGQQIGVDGGHGILHSMAGA
- a CDS encoding phosphonate transporter codes for the protein MNEEFEAVRIGELAGLDAARLDEMQFGVIGLSPDALVTVYNATESKNAGLRAQRVLGKHFFEEVAPCMNNFMVAQRFEDEEAIDDIVPYVLTLRMRPTPVRLRLLKAPDCATRFVLIERKAAH